The Roseicyclus marinus genome has a segment encoding these proteins:
- a CDS encoding DMT family transporter, with amino-acid sequence MPWLYLLLAIAGEVVGTTALKASDGFTRLGPSLLVILGYGIAFYLLAQVLRTIPLGITYAIWSGVGVAAVTLIGWLAYGQRLDIPAILGIGLIVAGVLVLNLWSGATP; translated from the coding sequence ATGCCCTGGCTCTACCTCCTCCTCGCCATCGCCGGCGAAGTCGTCGGAACCACCGCGCTCAAGGCCTCGGACGGCTTCACGCGGCTTGGTCCCAGCCTTCTGGTGATCCTGGGCTACGGCATCGCCTTCTACCTTCTGGCCCAGGTTCTGCGCACCATCCCGCTCGGCATCACCTATGCGATCTGGTCCGGTGTGGGGGTGGCCGCCGTCACGCTGATCGGCTGGCTCGCCTATGGCCAAAGACTTGATATCCCTGCCATTCTCGGTATCGGCCTGATCGTGGCGGGCGTGCTTGTTCTGAACCTGTGGTCGGGCGCCACCCCGTGA
- a CDS encoding xanthine dehydrogenase family protein molybdopterin-binding subunit, whose translation MPNWGKIARRSFLIGSAAVAGGVAFGIWQYRRDLPNPLEPGEGEVTLNPWIIIDAQGVTLIAARAEMGQGVYTTLPALVAEELDVAWDQVRVIHGPAAKAYYNAGLMSHALPSTDYDRTAWQEMMIEAMSIIPKTIGLQVTGGSTSTLDAHDKLRQAGATARETLKQAAARRLSVDVETLTTRDGRVIAQDGTELTYQELAEAAAAIDPPRRVALRPASDWKYLGRAMPRLDMVEKVTGTATFGIDVRLPGMRFATVRMNPRLGGPMLSFYATEAEAMPDVDRVIDLGTGIAVVASNTWLAMQAADAVRIDWGPAPYPETSEALMAVIRAALDAPPNSTLRDDGDVDSAADMATDRVIEADYTVPWLAHATMEPMSAAAHFTGDRLEIWTGSQAPGFAERAAAEATGLSPEQVTCHVTYMGGGFGRRGEYDFVVLAARVAQAMQGTPVQVTWSRDEDMRHDFYRPAAAARMRGVIRNGFAHALDGRVAAPSVTRQSMARLTGNAPPGPDKGHVEGMFNQPYAIPNYRVSGHLAELSVPIGFWRSVGNSFNGFFMESFMDEMAIAAGRDPLAFRLDLAEREHGPSAAVLRAVAEMSAWTAPRPEGTGKGVAMTHSFHTPVAVVVEVADRDGDIALTRAWIACDVGRALDPAIIEAQMVGGLVYGLSAAIMEEISFAGGEVEQWNYTDYDALRISQMPEVSVRILETTGHVGGVGEPATPPAAPALANAIYDLRGERIRDLPLNRRVRFVA comes from the coding sequence ATGCCGAATTGGGGCAAGATCGCGCGCCGCAGCTTCCTGATCGGATCGGCCGCCGTCGCGGGCGGCGTCGCCTTCGGCATCTGGCAATACCGCCGTGACCTGCCCAACCCGCTCGAGCCGGGCGAGGGCGAGGTGACGCTGAACCCCTGGATCATCATAGACGCCCAGGGCGTGACCCTGATCGCCGCCCGCGCCGAGATGGGGCAAGGCGTCTACACCACCCTGCCCGCATTGGTCGCCGAAGAGCTGGACGTGGCCTGGGACCAGGTTCGCGTGATCCACGGCCCGGCGGCAAAAGCCTATTATAATGCGGGGCTTATGAGCCACGCGCTGCCCTCCACCGACTATGACCGGACCGCATGGCAAGAGATGATGATCGAGGCGATGTCGATCATCCCCAAGACCATCGGCCTGCAGGTGACGGGCGGCTCGACCTCCACGCTCGATGCCCATGACAAGCTGCGCCAAGCCGGCGCGACGGCGCGCGAAACCCTCAAACAGGCCGCAGCCAGACGCCTGTCCGTGGACGTCGAGACGCTGACAACCCGCGATGGCCGCGTCATTGCGCAAGATGGCACCGAACTGACCTACCAGGAGCTGGCAGAAGCCGCCGCCGCCATCGACCCGCCGCGCCGCGTGGCGCTGCGTCCGGCCTCTGACTGGAAGTATCTCGGCCGCGCCATGCCGCGCCTCGACATGGTGGAAAAGGTCACGGGCACCGCGACCTTCGGGATCGATGTGCGCCTGCCCGGGATGCGTTTCGCCACCGTCCGGATGAACCCGCGCCTTGGCGGGCCGATGCTGTCCTTCTACGCGACCGAGGCCGAGGCGATGCCGGACGTAGACCGTGTCATCGACCTTGGCACCGGAATTGCTGTCGTCGCATCAAACACTTGGCTTGCCATGCAAGCCGCCGATGCCGTCCGGATCGACTGGGGCCCAGCCCCCTATCCCGAGACCTCCGAGGCGCTGATGGCGGTGATCCGCGCGGCACTCGATGCCCCGCCCAATTCCACGCTCCGCGATGACGGCGACGTGGACAGCGCCGCCGATATGGCCACCGACCGCGTGATCGAGGCCGACTACACCGTACCATGGCTGGCGCATGCCACGATGGAACCGATGAGTGCGGCGGCCCATTTCACCGGCGACAGGCTCGAGATCTGGACCGGTAGCCAAGCCCCCGGTTTCGCCGAACGCGCCGCCGCCGAGGCGACCGGCCTGTCCCCCGAACAGGTCACCTGCCACGTGACCTACATGGGCGGCGGCTTTGGACGACGGGGAGAATATGATTTCGTGGTGCTGGCCGCCCGCGTCGCCCAAGCCATGCAAGGCACGCCCGTTCAGGTCACATGGTCCCGCGACGAGGACATGCGCCACGATTTCTACCGCCCCGCCGCCGCGGCCCGGATGCGCGGCGTGATCCGGAACGGTTTTGCCCATGCGCTTGATGGTCGTGTCGCGGCGCCCTCTGTCACGCGGCAATCCATGGCCCGCCTGACCGGAAATGCACCGCCCGGCCCCGACAAGGGCCATGTGGAGGGGATGTTCAACCAGCCCTATGCCATCCCGAATTACCGCGTGTCAGGGCATCTGGCGGAGCTGTCGGTGCCCATCGGCTTCTGGCGGTCGGTCGGCAATTCCTTCAACGGCTTCTTCATGGAAAGCTTCATGGACGAAATGGCCATCGCCGCAGGGCGCGATCCGCTGGCCTTTCGCCTTGATCTGGCCGAACGCGAACATGGGCCGAGTGCTGCCGTCTTGCGCGCCGTGGCCGAGATGTCGGCCTGGACCGCCCCCCGCCCCGAGGGCACGGGAAAGGGTGTGGCGATGACCCATTCCTTTCACACGCCCGTCGCCGTGGTGGTCGAGGTTGCTGACAGGGATGGCGATATCGCGCTGACGCGGGCCTGGATCGCCTGCGACGTGGGCAGGGCGCTCGATCCCGCGATCATCGAGGCGCAGATGGTGGGCGGCCTCGTCTATGGCCTGTCGGCTGCGATCATGGAGGAGATCTCCTTTGCCGGCGGCGAAGTCGAGCAGTGGAATTACACCGATTACGACGCGCTCAGGATCAGCCAGATGCCGGAGGTTTCGGTCCGCATCCTCGAGACCACGGGCCATGTCGGCGGTGTCGGGGAACCCGCCACACCGCCCGCAGCCCCTGCCCTTGCCAATGCGATCTACGATCTGCGGGGCGAGCGGATCCGCGATCTGCCGCTGAACCGCCGGGTCCGGTTCGTGGCGTGA
- a CDS encoding ABC transporter ATP-binding protein has protein sequence MRDMGTRKKLVEVKNLKMHFPIRSGLLRRVTGAVKAVDDVSFDIFEGETLGLVGESGCGKSTCGRAVLRLYEPTAGSIILDGEEIAHAPFDKLRRLRPKMQMVFQDPQASLNPRMTVAGIIGEPLMEHGKMSSKERLDRIYELMDAVGLNRDFANRYPHEFSGGQRQRIGIARALALNPKFIVCDEPIAALDVSIQAQVVNLLEELQDKLGLTYLFISHDLSMVRHIADRVVVMYLGKVAEIGPRDGLYDDPLHPYTKALLSAVPEPDPVAHDSANRTILQGDVPSPANPPKGCNFSTRCPVAMDICRRLDPEVTEVKPGRFVACHLYTETTSQTAGNAAQTVGA, from the coding sequence ATGCGTGACATGGGAACCCGGAAAAAACTGGTCGAGGTCAAGAACCTCAAGATGCATTTCCCGATCCGCTCGGGCCTCCTGCGCCGCGTCACCGGCGCGGTCAAAGCCGTCGATGACGTGAGCTTCGACATTTTCGAGGGCGAGACGCTGGGCCTTGTGGGCGAATCCGGTTGCGGCAAATCCACCTGCGGCCGCGCCGTCCTGCGGCTTTATGAACCGACCGCGGGCTCGATCATCCTCGATGGCGAGGAAATCGCCCACGCCCCCTTCGACAAGCTGCGCCGCCTGCGCCCCAAGATGCAGATGGTCTTCCAGGACCCCCAGGCCTCGCTCAACCCCCGCATGACGGTGGCGGGCATCATCGGCGAACCGCTGATGGAACATGGCAAGATGTCGTCCAAGGAACGGCTCGACCGCATCTACGAATTGATGGATGCCGTGGGCCTCAACCGCGATTTCGCCAACCGCTACCCGCACGAGTTTTCCGGCGGCCAGCGCCAGCGGATCGGCATCGCCCGCGCGCTCGCGCTCAACCCCAAATTCATCGTCTGCGACGAACCCATCGCCGCGCTTGACGTGTCGATCCAGGCCCAGGTCGTCAATCTTCTGGAAGAACTCCAGGACAAGCTCGGCCTGACCTATCTCTTCATCTCCCACGATCTGTCCATGGTCCGCCACATCGCCGACCGCGTCGTGGTGATGTATCTGGGCAAGGTGGCCGAGATCGGGCCCCGCGACGGGCTCTACGACGATCCGCTCCACCCCTATACCAAGGCGCTCCTGTCGGCCGTGCCCGAACCCGATCCGGTGGCCCATGACAGCGCCAACCGCACGATCCTGCAAGGCGATGTGCCCAGCCCCGCCAACCCGCCCAAGGGCTGCAACTTCTCGACCCGCTGCCCCGTGGCGATGGACATCTGCCGCCGCCTCGACCCCGAGGTGACCGAGGTCAAGCCGGGCCGCTTCGTCGCCTGCCACCTCTATACCGAGACAACAAGCCAGACCGCGGGCAACGCGGCACAAACCGTTGGGGCATGA
- a CDS encoding ABC transporter ATP-binding protein: MPDGATPFVLDVKDLKTVFRTRRGEVHAVNDVSFTLKPGELLGVVGESGSGKSVTMMSLIRLLPMPPAEIRGGSVLFEGQDLARVSEDAMRAIRGARIGMVFQDPMTSLNPVFTVGYQITEPLRTHMGLTKAQAANRAVELLDLVGIPDARRRLDDYPHQFSGGMRQRVMIAIALACDPKVLIADEPTTALDVTIQAQILELIKDLRQKLGMAIVWITHDLGVIAGIADRVMVMYGGQVVEQAPVRELFANPQHPYTRMLLETVPNIRGDRQEKLRVIQGQPPILSKAPESCPFRARCPQAFDRCAAQNPARFDVGPAHDAACFWDFKTGAPRHA, from the coding sequence ATGCCCGACGGGGCCACGCCCTTCGTCCTTGATGTCAAGGACCTCAAGACCGTTTTCCGCACCCGGCGGGGCGAGGTTCATGCCGTCAATGACGTGAGCTTCACCCTCAAACCCGGCGAATTGCTTGGGGTTGTGGGCGAATCCGGTTCCGGCAAATCGGTCACGATGATGTCGCTGATCCGCCTCCTGCCCATGCCCCCCGCCGAAATCCGGGGCGGCAGCGTCCTGTTCGAAGGTCAGGACCTCGCCCGCGTCTCCGAGGATGCGATGCGCGCCATTCGCGGCGCGCGGATCGGCATGGTCTTCCAGGACCCGATGACCAGCCTCAACCCGGTCTTCACCGTCGGCTACCAGATCACCGAGCCCTTGCGCACCCATATGGGCCTGACCAAGGCGCAGGCCGCCAACCGCGCCGTCGAATTGCTGGACCTGGTGGGCATCCCCGATGCCCGCCGCCGCCTCGACGACTATCCCCACCAGTTTTCCGGCGGCATGCGCCAGCGCGTGATGATCGCCATTGCGCTGGCCTGCGACCCCAAGGTGCTGATCGCCGATGAACCCACCACCGCGCTCGACGTGACGATCCAGGCCCAGATCCTCGAACTGATCAAGGATCTGCGCCAGAAACTCGGCATGGCGATCGTCTGGATCACCCATGACCTGGGCGTGATCGCGGGCATCGCGGACCGTGTGATGGTCATGTATGGCGGGCAGGTCGTCGAACAGGCCCCCGTGCGGGAGCTTTTCGCCAATCCCCAGCATCCCTATACGCGGATGCTTCTGGAAACCGTCCCCAACATCCGGGGCGACCGGCAGGAAAAGCTGCGCGTGATCCAGGGCCAGCCCCCGATCCTGTCCAAGGCCCCCGAAAGCTGCCCCTTCCGCGCCCGCTGCCCGCAAGCCTTCGACCGCTGCGCGGCCCAGAACCCCGCCCGCTTCGATGTCGGCCCCGCCCATGACGCGGCCTGTTTTTGGGATTTCAAGACGGGGGCACCGCGCCATGCGTGA
- a CDS encoding ABC transporter permease translates to MTDTTGSKPQAMEFETYRAPRNQWWDVWDQFKTHKGALFGLGFFIFTLLFVFLGPLIWTIDPQYIDIRARNSGPSLAHPMGADQLGRDTMARMMAGGQTSIAVGLTAMALALFLGSLIGVLAGYFKKLDGLLMRTTDLFLAMPLLPLLLVTIMLFRDPLRASFGPEGGIFILIVVMIGVTSWMQTARVVRAEVLALKEREFVLAAKSIGTPSHRMITRHLLPNVMSPIMVSATLGIANAIITESALSFLGLGFPSDFPTWGRLLFDATDWLTQHPERVIWPGMAISLTVLSVNYIGDGLRDALDPRIRGR, encoded by the coding sequence ATGACTGACACCACCGGCTCCAAGCCCCAGGCGATGGAATTCGAGACCTACCGCGCCCCCCGCAACCAATGGTGGGATGTCTGGGACCAGTTCAAGACGCACAAGGGCGCGCTCTTCGGCTTGGGCTTTTTCATCTTCACGCTTCTCTTCGTCTTTCTCGGCCCGCTGATCTGGACGATCGATCCGCAATATATCGACATCCGCGCCCGCAATTCCGGCCCCAGCCTCGCCCATCCGATGGGCGCCGACCAGCTGGGCCGCGACACGATGGCCCGCATGATGGCGGGCGGCCAGACCTCCATCGCGGTCGGCCTGACAGCCATGGCGCTGGCGCTGTTTCTCGGCTCGCTGATCGGCGTGCTCGCGGGCTATTTCAAGAAACTCGACGGCCTCCTGATGCGGACGACCGACCTGTTCCTCGCCATGCCGCTCCTGCCGCTCCTTCTTGTCACCATCATGCTCTTCCGCGATCCGCTGCGCGCCAGCTTCGGGCCCGAAGGCGGCATCTTCATCCTGATCGTCGTCATGATCGGCGTGACCTCCTGGATGCAGACCGCCCGCGTCGTCCGCGCCGAGGTTCTGGCGCTCAAGGAACGCGAATTCGTGCTGGCCGCCAAGTCCATCGGCACGCCCAGCCACCGGATGATCACCCGCCACCTTCTGCCCAACGTGATGTCGCCGATCATGGTCTCGGCCACGCTCGGCATCGCGAATGCGATCATCACCGAATCTGCCCTCTCCTTCCTCGGTCTGGGCTTCCCCTCCGACTTCCCGACCTGGGGACGGCTCCTGTTCGACGCGACCGATTGGCTGACCCAGCATCCCGAACGGGTGATCTGGCCGGGCATGGCGATCTCGCTGACGGTGCTCTCTGTCAACTATATCGGCGACGGTCTGCGCGATGCGCTCGACCCGCGCATCCGGGGACGGTAA
- a CDS encoding peptide ABC transporter substrate-binding protein: MKRTSLLLGATALVLAPAAALAERGSSGHLNIIYWQAPSTLNPYLSGGTKEVESASLILESLARFDDTGTMVPWLAESIPTVENGGVSEDLTSITWTIAEGVTWSDGSALTPADFIFTWEYCTHPEGGCAQASYFDGVTSVEAVDDRTLRVNFANSTPFPYTAFVGSESPVLQAAQFADCLGARAPECTEANFGPIGTGPFVVDDFRPNDVIELSANPNFRFPDRPYFATVTFKGGGDATAAARSVCETGEFDYAWNLQIDPTILSGMAAQGNCTVVTAFGTSVERLHLNQTNPDPALGDARSTVEGGPHPFLTNPIIGQAMSMAIDRALIVEIGYGAGGQPTCNVLPAPELYASTANDACLVQDIPGAIALLDGAGIVDSDGDGIREYEGTPLRVLYQTSTNAVRQDTQALIKQWWAEIGIDAELRNIDASVFFGGDPASPDTFQKFYADVEMYTNNFAGVDPQAYMASWLCSDIPGPDSQWQGSNIQRFCDPAYDALVAEMAQTADLQERGRIARAQNDMIIQSYSIIPLVHRGGVSAHAASIEGIRMSDWDSELWNIMDWRRAQ, from the coding sequence ATGAAACGCACTTCCCTTCTGCTCGGCGCGACCGCGCTGGTGCTGGCCCCTGCGGCCGCACTGGCCGAACGCGGCTCGTCGGGCCATCTCAACATCATCTACTGGCAGGCGCCCTCGACGCTGAACCCGTATCTCTCGGGCGGCACCAAGGAAGTCGAATCCGCCTCGCTGATCCTCGAATCGCTCGCGCGCTTCGATGACACGGGCACCATGGTGCCCTGGCTCGCCGAAAGCATTCCGACCGTGGAAAATGGCGGCGTGTCCGAGGATCTGACCTCGATCACCTGGACCATCGCCGAAGGCGTGACCTGGTCGGATGGCTCGGCGCTGACGCCCGCCGACTTCATCTTCACCTGGGAATATTGCACCCATCCCGAAGGCGGCTGTGCGCAGGCCAGCTATTTCGACGGCGTGACCAGTGTCGAAGCCGTGGATGACCGCACGCTGCGCGTGAATTTCGCCAATTCCACGCCCTTCCCCTATACCGCTTTCGTGGGCTCCGAATCCCCCGTGCTTCAGGCCGCGCAATTCGCCGATTGCCTCGGCGCACGCGCCCCCGAATGCACCGAGGCCAACTTCGGCCCGATCGGCACCGGCCCCTTCGTGGTCGATGACTTCCGCCCCAACGACGTGATCGAACTGTCGGCGAACCCGAACTTCCGTTTCCCCGACCGTCCCTATTTCGCGACCGTGACCTTCAAGGGCGGCGGCGATGCGACGGCGGCGGCACGCTCCGTCTGCGAAACCGGCGAATTCGACTACGCCTGGAACCTGCAGATCGACCCGACGATCCTCTCGGGCATGGCAGCGCAGGGGAATTGCACCGTCGTGACCGCCTTCGGCACCTCGGTCGAGCGTCTGCACCTCAACCAGACCAACCCCGACCCGGCGCTGGGCGATGCCCGCTCCACCGTCGAGGGCGGTCCGCATCCGTTCCTGACCAACCCGATCATCGGCCAGGCCATGTCCATGGCCATCGACCGCGCGCTAATCGTGGAAATCGGCTACGGCGCCGGTGGCCAGCCCACCTGCAACGTGCTCCCCGCGCCCGAGCTCTATGCCTCGACCGCCAATGACGCCTGCCTCGTGCAGGACATCCCGGGCGCCATCGCGCTTCTGGATGGTGCGGGCATCGTCGACAGCGACGGCGACGGCATCCGCGAATACGAAGGCACGCCGCTCCGCGTCCTCTACCAGACCTCGACCAACGCCGTCCGTCAGGACACGCAGGCGCTGATCAAGCAGTGGTGGGCGGAAATCGGCATCGACGCGGAACTGCGCAACATCGACGCTTCGGTCTTCTTCGGCGGCGATCCGGCTTCCCCGGACACGTTCCAGAAGTTCTATGCCGATGTCGAGATGTACACCAACAACTTCGCCGGTGTGGACCCGCAGGCCTACATGGCAAGCTGGCTTTGCTCCGACATCCCCGGACCCGACAGCCAGTGGCAGGGCTCCAACATCCAGCGTTTCTGCGATCCCGCCTATGACGCGCTGGTCGCCGAAATGGCGCAGACCGCCGACCTTCAGGAACGCGGCCGCATCGCACGTGCCCAGAACGACATGATCATCCAGAGCTATTCGATCATCCCGCTGGTGCACCGTGGCGGCGTCTCGGCCCATGCCGCCTCCATCGAAGGCATCCGCATGTCCGACTGGGATTCGGAACTGTGGAACATCATGGACTGGCGTCGCGCCCAGTGA
- a CDS encoding ABC transporter permease: protein MLTYTIRRLILAIPTLLFISFIIFLIVKLSPSDPTAGLPLTIPPEVREQIRESLGVNDPVMVQYVKWLKLMVWDEPLHLIQNATGWQIAPDGPRIISYQTRSPVMDLIVQRMPQTLWVVGTSYIVGILIALPLGIISAYRQYSVFDQVGTFISMVGFSVPTFFTGVLFIVIFAVNLGWFPSVYDTTHVVTDWDSFVVQLKQIIMPVMVLGLYNASQISRYLRASMLDNLNQDYVRTARAKGLGEKTVVLVHVLKNSMIPVVTVIALNVPAVFGGAIITEQVFKVNGIGQLLIIAIQGGDVPVVQTVSFIFAVLIVLFSLIADLLYGVLDPRIRYD, encoded by the coding sequence ATGCTGACCTACACGATCCGACGGCTGATCCTTGCGATCCCGACGCTTCTGTTCATCAGTTTCATCATCTTCCTGATCGTCAAGCTGTCACCCTCCGATCCCACGGCGGGCCTGCCCCTCACCATCCCGCCCGAGGTCCGCGAACAGATCCGCGAAAGCCTGGGCGTGAACGATCCGGTGATGGTCCAGTATGTCAAATGGCTCAAGCTCATGGTCTGGGACGAGCCGCTCCACCTGATCCAGAATGCCACCGGCTGGCAGATCGCGCCCGACGGGCCGCGCATCATCTCCTATCAGACCCGCAGCCCGGTCATGGACCTGATCGTCCAGCGCATGCCCCAGACGCTCTGGGTGGTGGGCACCTCCTATATCGTCGGCATCCTGATCGCCCTGCCCTTGGGCATCATCTCGGCCTATCGGCAATATTCCGTCTTCGACCAGGTCGGCACCTTCATCTCCATGGTGGGCTTTTCGGTCCCCACCTTCTTCACCGGCGTCCTCTTCATCGTGATCTTCGCGGTGAACCTCGGCTGGTTCCCGTCTGTCTATGACACGACCCATGTCGTCACCGATTGGGACAGTTTCGTGGTCCAGCTCAAACAGATCATCATGCCCGTGATGGTTCTGGGCCTCTACAACGCCAGCCAGATCAGCCGCTACCTGCGCGCCTCCATGCTCGACAACCTCAACCAGGATTACGTGCGCACCGCGCGCGCCAAGGGCCTGGGCGAAAAGACCGTGGTGCTGGTCCATGTGCTCAAGAACTCGATGATCCCGGTCGTCACCGTCATCGCGCTCAACGTGCCCGCCGTCTTTGGCGGCGCGATCATCACCGAACAGGTGTTCAAGGTGAACGGCATCGGTCAGCTCCTGATCATCGCGATCCAGGGCGGCGACGTGCCCGTGGTGCAGACCGTCTCCTTCATCTTCGCCGTGCTGATCGTCCTGTTCAGCCTCATCGCCGATTTGCTCTATGGCGTGCTCGACCCGAGGATCCGCTATGACTGA
- the xseA gene encoding exodeoxyribonuclease VII large subunit — protein MDDLIEEGTPDPNSGNAPEFTVSEISGAVKRAIESGFSHVRVRGEIGRLSLPRSGHVYLDLKDDRSVLASVIWKGTAARLAHPPEEGMEVIATGRLTTFPGQSKYQLVIEDLRPAGAGALMAMLEKRRAMLAAEGLFDEARKQPLPFLPEVIGVVTSPSGAVIRDILHRLRDRFPRSVLIWPVAVQGTNCAPEVARAIRGFNALPQGGPIPRPDLLIVARGGGSLEDLWGFNEEIVVRAAAESAIPLISAVGHETDTTLIDFAADWRAPTPTAAAERAVPVRMDLMGWLRQQDGILTRGMAQALQRRGQRLTDLSRALPRPDSLLDAARQRLDLAAAGLAPALRHRATLARGRLDTGGARLAPALDRAVARKRLVLGQTAARLSPATLQGLIRQGRRDLAALDRRLDPARHARRLAEARVRLDDLSARFARIAETGLAQRRERLAALDRLHQTLGYTATLARGYAVVRAGEALVTRKSGAETEPALEIEFADGKLAVTPLGATPKPVPKRPPPNKPGQGSLF, from the coding sequence ATGGATGACCTGATCGAGGAGGGCACACCGGACCCGAATTCCGGCAATGCGCCGGAATTCACCGTCTCGGAAATCTCGGGCGCCGTGAAACGCGCCATCGAAAGCGGCTTTTCCCATGTCCGTGTGCGGGGCGAGATCGGGCGGCTGTCCCTGCCGCGTTCGGGCCATGTCTATCTCGACCTCAAGGATGATCGCAGCGTCCTGGCCTCCGTGATCTGGAAGGGCACCGCCGCCCGCCTCGCCCATCCCCCCGAAGAGGGGATGGAGGTCATCGCCACCGGTCGTCTCACCACCTTTCCCGGGCAATCGAAATACCAGCTCGTGATCGAGGATTTGCGCCCGGCGGGGGCCGGCGCGCTGATGGCGATGCTGGAAAAGCGTCGCGCCATGCTGGCTGCCGAAGGGCTTTTCGACGAGGCGCGCAAACAGCCGCTTCCCTTCCTGCCCGAGGTGATCGGCGTCGTCACCTCGCCCTCGGGCGCGGTGATCCGCGACATCCTGCACCGGCTGCGCGACCGGTTTCCGCGTTCCGTCCTGATCTGGCCCGTGGCGGTGCAGGGCACCAATTGCGCGCCCGAGGTCGCCCGCGCAATCCGGGGTTTCAACGCGCTGCCCCAGGGCGGCCCGATCCCGCGTCCCGATCTTCTGATCGTCGCGCGTGGCGGTGGCAGTCTCGAGGATCTCTGGGGGTTCAACGAGGAAATCGTGGTGCGCGCCGCCGCCGAAAGCGCGATCCCGCTGATTTCCGCTGTGGGCCACGAGACGGACACGACCCTGATCGATTTCGCCGCCGATTGGCGTGCGCCCACGCCCACGGCAGCAGCCGAACGCGCCGTGCCGGTGCGGATGGACCTGATGGGTTGGCTGCGCCAGCAAGACGGTATCCTGACCCGTGGCATGGCACAGGCGCTGCAGCGCCGGGGTCAGCGGTTGACCGACCTGTCGCGCGCGCTGCCGCGTCCCGACAGCCTGCTCGATGCCGCCCGCCAAAGGCTCGATCTGGCGGCGGCGGGCCTTGCGCCTGCGCTGCGCCACCGCGCGACATTGGCACGGGGGCGGCTCGACACGGGCGGCGCGCGGCTGGCCCCGGCGCTTGACCGGGCCGTGGCGCGCAAACGGCTGGTGCTGGGGCAGACGGCGGCCCGGCTCAGCCCCGCCACGCTTCAGGGCCTGATCCGGCAGGGCCGCCGCGATCTGGCGGCGCTGGACCGCCGCCTCGACCCGGCGCGCCACGCCCGTCGCCTGGCCGAGGCGCGGGTGCGGCTCGATGACCTTTCGGCGCGCTTTGCCCGCATTGCGGAAACCGGCCTCGCCCAGAGACGCGAGCGTCTGGCCGCCCTTGACCGGCTGCACCAGACGCTTGGCTACACGGCGACACTTGCGCGCGGCTACGCGGTCGTGCGCGCGGGCGAGGCGCTTGTCACCCGCAAATCGGGCGCAGAAACCGAACCCGCGCTCGAGATCGAATTCGCGGATGGCAAACTTGCCGTCACCCCGCTCGGTGCTACACCCAAACCTGTCCCCAAACGTCCACCCCCAAACAAACCGGGACAAGGCAGCCTTTTCTGA
- a CDS encoding (2Fe-2S)-binding protein, whose product MAISLTVNGTTHEVQLPDNVPLLWVLRDELGLTGTKYGCGVAACGACTVHIEGEAVRSCQVALADVWGPVTTIEGLGTPDALHALQQAWVDHQVAQCGYCQSGQILQAADLVARNPTPTDADIDEAMAGNLCRCGTYPRIRAAIHAAAATLREG is encoded by the coding sequence ATGGCCATCTCCCTGACCGTGAACGGCACCACCCACGAGGTGCAACTCCCTGATAACGTTCCACTTTTATGGGTCTTGCGGGATGAGCTGGGCCTGACCGGCACGAAATACGGCTGCGGCGTCGCCGCTTGCGGGGCCTGCACCGTCCATATCGAGGGCGAGGCCGTCCGCTCCTGCCAGGTCGCCCTAGCCGATGTCTGGGGCCCGGTCACGACGATCGAAGGGCTCGGCACACCCGATGCGCTCCACGCCCTGCAACAGGCCTGGGTCGACCACCAGGTCGCGCAATGCGGCTATTGCCAATCGGGTCAGATCCTGCAAGCCGCTGATCTTGTTGCCCGAAATCCCACACCCACCGATGCCGACATCGACGAGGCCATGGCCGGAAACCTCTGCCGCTGCGGCACCTATCCCCGCATCCGCGCCGCGATCCACGCGGCAGCCGCTACGCTCCGGGAGGGTTGA